The genomic segment actgaggctaggaTGGGGGAAACTGGGACTGAGTGGCGGGAAGCTGGATTGGAAGGGGGCCAGCCGacgtgggaaggagagaggcgGGGAAGCCCCCATTGCCAGCATAGCCTTCTTCTTCCATCTACTCTTCTGGGTAACACGGGTGGAGGCAGGCAGGGCTTATGCCCCTctgacagatgaggagactgaggccagagACGGTGCAGTGCCTGAGAACACACAGCGAGCAGGTGGCTGACCCTTGGTCGGGTACCAGCCCCAGACAGGCCGCTGGAGCGTGGGCCCCACGGCAGCCTCAGCCTCCTGCCTCAGGGGTAGAGGCTCGGGCTGACTCCAGTGCCCCTTCTCCAGATGGTGACGGTGCGCAGGCCGTGGCCCGCCATGGCCACAGTGCTGCTGGCCCTGCTCTTCTGCCTGGGGGCGCTGGTCGACGCCTACCCCGCCAAACCCGAGGCTCCCGGCGCACACGCCTCGCCGGAGGAGCTGAAGCGCTACTACCTCTCTCTGCGCCACTTTCTCAACCTGGTCACTCGGCAGAGGTGAGCTCGTgcgcggggtgggcgg from the Delphinus delphis chromosome 19, mDelDel1.2, whole genome shotgun sequence genome contains:
- the PYY gene encoding peptide YY; the encoded protein is MVTVRRPWPAMATVLLALLFCLGALVDAYPAKPEAPGAHASPEELKRYYLSLRHFLNLVTRQRYGKRDISEALLSKLLFPDPEDRPVKSRPEGAYLW